A window of the Streptomyces sp. NBC_01351 genome harbors these coding sequences:
- the argC gene encoding N-acetyl-gamma-glutamyl-phosphate reductase: protein MVVRVAVAGASGYAGGEVLRLLLSHPEVEIGALTGHSNAGELFGNLQPHLGPLAGRTLEATTPEVLAGHDVVFLALPHGQSAAVAAQLGEDVLVIDMGADHRLKDPADWDAFYGGTHAGTWPYGLPELPGGRAALTGAKRVAVPGCFPTAVSLALFPAYQARLAEAEAVVVAATGTSGAGKALKTNLLGSEVMGTATPYGVGGGHRHTPEMVQNLTPLAGERVSVSFTPTLVPMARGILATCSAKALPGTTAESLRAAYEKAYADEPFVQLLPEGRWPTTKSVQGSNAVHVQVAYDGSAGRIIAISAIDNLTKGTAGGAVQSMNIALGLHESLGLSTIGVAP from the coding sequence ATGGTGGTACGTGTAGCGGTGGCCGGAGCGAGTGGATACGCGGGCGGTGAAGTCCTGCGCCTGCTGCTCTCCCACCCCGAGGTCGAGATCGGTGCGCTGACCGGCCACTCCAACGCCGGTGAGCTCTTCGGCAACCTGCAGCCGCACCTCGGGCCGCTCGCCGGGCGGACCCTGGAGGCGACCACCCCCGAGGTGCTCGCCGGACACGATGTCGTCTTCCTCGCGCTGCCGCACGGCCAGTCCGCCGCCGTCGCCGCCCAGCTCGGCGAGGACGTCCTCGTCATCGACATGGGAGCCGACCACCGGCTCAAGGACCCGGCCGACTGGGACGCCTTCTACGGCGGCACGCACGCCGGGACCTGGCCCTACGGCCTCCCCGAGCTTCCCGGCGGCCGTGCCGCCCTCACGGGCGCCAAGCGCGTCGCCGTGCCCGGCTGCTTCCCCACCGCCGTCTCCCTCGCGCTGTTCCCCGCCTACCAGGCGCGGCTCGCCGAGGCCGAGGCCGTCGTCGTCGCCGCCACCGGCACCTCCGGCGCGGGCAAGGCACTCAAGACGAACCTGCTCGGCTCCGAGGTGATGGGCACGGCCACCCCGTACGGAGTCGGCGGCGGACACCGGCACACCCCGGAGATGGTCCAGAACCTGACCCCGCTCGCCGGGGAGCGGGTCTCCGTCTCCTTCACGCCGACCCTCGTGCCCATGGCGCGCGGCATCCTCGCGACCTGCTCGGCCAAGGCCCTCCCCGGCACCACCGCGGAATCCCTCCGCGCCGCCTACGAGAAGGCCTACGCGGACGAGCCGTTCGTCCAGCTGCTCCCCGAGGGCCGGTGGCCCACCACCAAGTCCGTCCAGGGTTCGAACGCCGTCCACGTGCAGGTCGCGTACGACGGGTCCGCCGGGCGCATCATCGCGATCAGCGCCATCGACAACCTGACCAAGGGCACTGCCGGCGGCGCGGTACAGAGCATGAACATCGCCCTCGGGCTCCACGAGAGCCTGGGTCTTTCCACGATCGGAGTGGCACCGTGA